In the Platichthys flesus chromosome 14, fPlaFle2.1, whole genome shotgun sequence genome, CCCTCACAGGGAAGCCCAGAGGCAAAAGAGGAGAGGTAACAAGAACTGCTGCGTACATCAGTTTGCCATTAACAGTTGGCTATGGAACGTATTTGTATAACACTTTCTTAACATgtcctttttttcaaatgaacttTTCTTATTGCTCCTGTAGCAGCTCCTGCAGTAACTCCAGCAGCAAGAGCGAAGTCACCGACCTCTCCACCAACACGTTAATCCACACCTTTCCTCGTGCCCCCAACACCTCTGATTCCATCAGGGTCAAGTGCAGAGAGATGCTGGCCGCTGCTCTGCAGACTGGCGGTAATCCTGTTTTTATCCTATGTTcaatacattttcaacattttataactgtttgtgtggtttttaatAATCAGCCGGACTAACTCAATACTTTGCATATTGTTGTCCCGCCCTCTCACAGATGATCATATTGCCATTGGCGGTGATTGTGATGAACTTGGAGCACAGATCGAGGAATatatccttttattttgaaaagaaaatgtgaaaacatttctaaaattgCTTTGGGTTAATGTTCTGGTAATCAGTCAACCAGATTAGCCGCTAACTATTTGAACACTGGTTCAGATGAAAGCTGTATCTATCAGTGTAGTTTTGTGTTgctcttttttaatgataaaacatAATTAACACATTGCTGAAACTAAATTCCTTGACCTACTATCACGCATCTTCCAAGAATTTAAGAACACAGACCCGAAATACAAAAGCCGTGTGCGGAGCCGGATCTCAAATCTCAAGGATATGAAAAACCCTAATTTAAGGAGGACTGTGTTATGCGGGAGTGTAACCCCTGAGCGCATGGCTAAGATGACGGCTGAGGTGAGTTGCTGTTGATAATTTAATCTTAAAGCTTGAAGCTGCATGTTGCTGCACAGataacctgtggcagccttcagttgtaaTACAAActcaaaggtgtttagtttgtcctgtctgggctactgtaaacaaaacaaacatgacaggctctgtagagaggacccgctcccaatgtaaatataaagtaattaaattgaaatggccctttctagggtaaagaaaaccacaattcGTAGAATTAAGaagaaacacactagtgaaaacatcactaaggGTTATTTTACATACAAGATCCCTTTCACCgttttgtattgatttaaaaGCACAACCCTAACCTGGTATTCCTCTGTAGGACATGGCCAGTGATGAGCTGAAAGAAATGAGGAAGAACTTGACCAAAGAAGCTGTCAGGGACCACCAGATGGCCACAACTGGAGGATGTCAGACCGATCTATTCACCTGCGGCAAGTGCAAGGGGAAGTGCTGCACCTACACACAGGTAAAGAAACCACCTTAGCTCTACTGTGGCAGCAGTTGGCACCTTTATCAGTGTTTTGGTTGGTGCTGAAATAGGTTGAACAAGAAATAACATCCACTCTGAGAAATCTGCACAAAGTTGGTCAGGTGGATCATTTATTTCACCCCTTGTTAAAACTGTTTAACATTTGTCCGACCAGTTAAAGATAAAGTAAATCGACTTTATGTACATTGTTTAGTTACAATAACATAAcgtgattattattaatatttgcaTGATGCTCAACAAGTAATGTGCGAATTGGTGCCGATATATGTTAAgtgtttgtgcatatttttttttaaatccttcccAGGTTCAAACTCGCAGTGCTGATGAGCCAATGACCACGTTTGTCTTCTGCAATGATTGCGGAAATCGATGGAAGGTATGTTGTGTTGGTTAACATGTCAACTCTGCGGGAGTCCATCATCCaactcacttacacacactcacatacaaacatacacacacgatTCACTATATCATTGTCAGAATCATGTAGCCCAACGAAGAGGAACCTTTTTACTATTAAGGGCAATTCAATTTTTATAGCATCCTTTGAGAGCCATTCAACACTATTGAACACGTGTCTAACAGCACCCTCTATAATGCGGATGGATGGTTTAACTGCTAAACCACTTCTCTGTGGCAAGGCGCCGAGGTcagatggtgatgatgatgatgatgcttttttaaacaaaaacaacttgctCAATCAAATCCTTTGGTCGTGCTGTCATATCAAACTTGGCAGTAATCACACTCCCAATAAGAGAGGCACTGAGACCGAGTTATAGCGCCACTGAGGTTAACACCTCATCTCACAATATGAAAGCACCCTTTAATCAAACTCAACCTTCCACTGAGTTTCAATGAAAtcagttttgtagttttttgcGTAACcctgctaacagacaaacagcaatgaaaacctACCTCCTTGGTCTGTTGACTGGAAGGCCAGAGGGAAAAAGTGGACATCTAAGACTTAAGTGTTTTTCAATATCCTCTGCAATGTCAGCAATCCACCCTGGCTCAGTTgttaaacacaaactcacactttAATTCATGTTTGTCTGGTTGTGTAGCGCCACAGCAGAAGCAATGCTCCCTCCACAGATTCTCCTTCTGCAGGAGCTTTCAGCTTCTTAGCTGTTAGCTCCTAAAACCTGCCTTCATAAACCCTTTATTATCAGAATGCTGTTTTGTAAAAGCTGTTTAAAGTTTTATCTGTACAactaatttctttttttgtgtgtgttttagttctGCTGAATCTGCAGGCTTCGCCCTCAGCACTCTGACAAGTAGCAAAATTCCTGGACCAGGTTCTGTCTCTCTGCAACAGATTGGAGCTTtgtattttgtgacacatggtACATTAAGTGCCATACAAAGATGCCACTGCAGTTACCGTTTGAATAAATATCCTGATCATAGATTGAGCTCATTGTCAGTCCCCCAATGCCCCCTCCCCGTCCCCCCGTCCCCCAAAAATGTCTTTTGCTATTGTTATTAGTTGTTTCTCAccgttaaatatatataagatcAATCATGTCTCATTCTCTTTTATCTGCATTTTTTATATGTAGTTTTAACACTTTGAACAATTTTACTATGTGTTTCCCTCACAACattgcattgttttatttaatttcccaATAAAGTGTAATCCATTTGATTAAATAGAAgtgcttttcatttgcagtgtcatGTGCCTTCTGTCTTTTCTGGCCATGTGAAGCTTAAGACATTACACATAATGTAATCCGAGACTGGAGAGGACGTGTTTGTACTTGTACATATGTATTTGTGAGGACAACTTGGCAGTCCACACTTTTTATAACAGGGTTTCAGGGTTAAGATGTGGATTGTGGTTAGTTTAAAGTTTTGGTTTAGAATTGATCATGATTAAGATCAGCGAGATGGATTTGGTTTGAAAATGGGAGCCGATTCAGTGTCCTTAGAAAGATAGCTGCTcaaattcatgtgtgtgtctgtcaggatACATTTGTTATCGGTGGAATATTCATCACATCAAAGTGTATGCTGATGAATGCATATTAATCCGTCTAGGGACGGCATAATGTCATTGGCTGAACCAGGGAAGACGCACAATTGTTTCCCTTTCCTGgagcttgtttttttaattgccagGTGCAACCACTCTGTGCTGCTGAGCTGCTTTACCTCCACACAAACTGGAACCAGACCACTGACACAAGGGTGGATCATTTTAATAATTGCGAAGTTTGAAGCCTAATATGTACTAAATCAACCAAAAATAGAAAGGTTAGAGTTTACAACACATATTTGTAAGTTTTGGTgcacattttttataatttgtaaataataagGGTCAGGTTTATACGTTTTACCTTATTTAAAGGACTTTAAACTATTTCACTCATCTcttaaaagtgttttcaaataataaatgtCTATTTAGATTCACCTGTCTATTTGATTATTAAGAGCTCCTTAGTTTTTGATCTACCATgatcccttttttttaaatatgcggGGGGATTTTAAACCAATTTACAGATATTGATGGTAGTTTTTACTAGTATAATTTACCTGATTACATCCTCAGGTCTATTTAGCTGAAGTGACGCAAGGGGCGAACCTCAGTCTTTGTTAAcctatttccatttattttaatatttaatagcTTTTGTGGTTTAGAGATCAAATCATTCAGGAGTCGATAAAATTATTGtgctttattttatcttaatcaAAATGCCCACAAGTCATTATTTTCTTGGAGAgtagcagaaaaaaaactaaaccataTACTGTAAACATTCacattattagttttttttttaaatgtatcctTAAGTAAACTCAGCGCAAATTAACACTTTTCATATagtaaacagaagaagaaacaacattTATAGGCATCACTCCAAACCATTGGCTTAGATTGTGTTTTGAGGTTGATCTGCGCAGTGTATCCATCAGCTCAAATTGCACATAGTAAGTTAAAGTTAACTCTAAGACAAGTAGAAGTGCCACCGTGAAGCAGACAGGTTGGCAAAGAACACTCTGATCAGCCAGCCCTATCCACTGGTCTCTGTCCACTGCAATAAACAcgtgttttcctcctcctcctcctcctcctcctcctccgcactACCAAAATGGACCGATGTAGCCATGACTAAGGAATCGAGACAAAACCCACGTGATAATTTGGCCAATGAGAGGGACAATCTCCAGTAAACTGGCCCCGTGCTCCAGTATTCACCATCACGGCAAGAGTCTGAAAACATCCGTTGCCCATGAGAAAGATGTCGTAAAGTTGAATGTCAAGGCACTTCCCCATGTGAGGATCTTGTCTTTGAGTGACATGTTTGTGAGGCAACAAAGTAATTCAACTAAAAACTATCAGAATACATAAAAGTATTGAACACTTGGCAACTCCAATTTTACTCAAGAGGAAATGCTCGATGCGATTATACATATGAACACAGTTTACATGGTGGCTTTGGTGTTCGCTGCTGACCTGGCCTCCCCCCCGACTCTCAGTTTCAGACCATCGGTATCACGGAGCAGATGATACATTGATTGCGTATGAATTAGAGAAATGCTTCAATTTACAGGTCCTTCATTTCTGAGTGATCTCTCACTAATTGTCAGGTTTTAAATACGAAGTTGCGGTTCAAGCTACAACCAGCAAGTCATTGGTTTCTCTTTAGCACAAAGACCACGTGCTTGATTCTTTTTTGGGGTGCCAGGAGAACTTGATAAGTATGAAGTCCAGAAAGTTACTGCTGGCTACTCTGCTTTTCTCCCAGAAAGCGTCTGGCCaataatcacatttaaaatgatcgAGCTTTGAGGATGCTCAGTGGCTTGTCATGGTTCTCATGTAACTCTCCGCAAAGGAAGCTAATAAGCAAATCACCCAGAGTTTTGTCAGTTAATTTCAAAAGACTACTGATGAATATTAAGACTATGTAAATCAAAGTCATGTTATTCTGTCCAGATCACTTCATAAAAGGATATTTTACTTTTCTACTTTTTCTGACAGTAATCAACAGTTTGCTACCTCGTAGTTCTTAAATATCGTTTTCACTTATTGGTTTTCTGTAttggcaataaataaataagtaaaaatacTTTATCTGGTAAATAGAAATACTATTGTTCTTATGTCCCTCTGATAAAACTGTGTTCAACCTATGAGGTGTGCAGTGAGTagcacgtaaaaaaaaaaaaaaataggaaattCCCTGTGGATAAGATTGAGTAAATAAAGATAAGACAGCCTTCTGTTGCTAACTGGAGTTTCATAAGGAAACAAATTGCACAACGTGACAGAGCTACTGTCACTGAGTTACTTTAACCACATGTACAGTCCTTTAAACCACGCACAGGTTCTACGTGAACTGGAGTTGCCAAGTCGTTTGTCACAGGTACCAAAGTGTGAGGTTCGGTAacaaaaacaggatgaaaacaaaggaaatcaaATCAGACAGTACCCCACAAAGCTGCCTGCAAGTAGAGCTAACGTGTAGCCTTTGACTTGAGCTTTGATTTTCATACGCAGTAAATAGAACCAGGCGTTTCCACATAAAATACCCacaattccattttttttactatttacaaactcataaatatatatagtctACCGTAGGAATCCTTTCCCTCCCCcccaaacaaacatacaaaaaacaaTAGACCATAAAAAACTctgaacacaaataaaatagattatttctatcaaaagaaagaaaaaagaaatcagaaACGGAAACGTATTCATATTCCTTTGGAGTGTTTTGTTATGTTGATCCGTAGCAGTACTTTTGATTTCAAGCCCTCGGGAGATTTTGAGACCTGAGTGTCTTCGGTCAGGTGCAGATCACAACGGAGCTGAGATCCCTGGGAGGTTCATGTAATCCTACACTGAACatacaaagtaaataaataaaaaaaaaaagagggtaCGGATTAGGTGGGGTCGGGGGGGTAAAGAGAGTTAAAAGATCACAGGTTGTCACCACCCTATGATTCAGGGGACTGCTCTGACAGAGTGTTGAGCAGGTTTTTGTAGGCCGAGGAGTTCATGAAGCGCGGGTACGAGTCTCTTTGCATTAGGGTGTAGATCTGCAGCTGGGCGTCGTCGAACGTCTGCATGTTGGGCTCCTGCATGTTCCTGTTGATGGACTCGCGCACCCGGGAGTCGAGGCTCACCTGAGGATGAAACATCAGGAAGGACAGCGTGAGAAATCTTCTTTTTAACAATGATTTATCATCTTAGGAAAtatggtgtttttatttgtttctcttaaTGCGAATCAAACAACAGAATCCAAACGTGCATTTTAACATCCAATGTTCCcgtgaagcactttgaattgcATTCGATTGGTTGTAatatgctatataaataaagtttgatggATTGATAGAAGATCTACAAATATGAAGTAACTACGTATCTAATTAGCGTAGCTTAGCCCAAAGACtgggaacaaaacacacaagctaATCATTAATTATCACGTTAAATCTACTAAAGTAAAGTGTAACAGAGCTGTTTTAATAAAAGGTTTTAGTGTCTCTCTATGTTTTTAAATTCCCGTTTTTGCACATATTAAACAAACCAGAATCAAGATGTACAGCTTTAGGGGTGGCGGTGGGCAGATTTTTCACGTTTGGACGGAGCCACCCTGGCTGTTTCCTCCATTGTTtaaagctaagctaagctaacaactGACGGTTGAGTGATTTACTATTTTTCTCATCTATCTCTCACTATGACGGTGATTAGGCATATTAGCTTGAATGTCCTACGAGATGAACATTGGTCAGATATCATTAAGTTGTGACAAGATGAATCTGTGCCGACCAACCTCTTTAGGTGAGAGAATAGAGATGTAGTCCTCGTAGATGACCCGAGCCTTCTCCTCCACCGTGCTCTTGTTGGCCTCCTTGCTGAACTCCTCGCAGGCCAACCAGAAGAGCATGTTCTCCTCGCTGAACTCGGTGCGGAGGAACTGTCTGAAGGAGTTCCTCCCCGCTGGGCAACTCATCAGCTTGTCAAACGACTGCCCCCAGCAGCGCACCTCTTCCAACGTGGGCATAGGGCTGCAGAGACAACACAGGAGTGAGGGACTTCATCGTCAACATACTGAACAAGTACAGTTCATTGATGGGTATAGAGTGAACGTGACTGACCAGTCTTCACAGTCTGAGGTCCCTTCCTTGGCGTCATAAGATGCTTTGCGGTTCCTTTCATCCCGGTCTTCATTCCTAATGATGAAACAAACGTGTAAACACACTAAAGAAGAGCCAGATAGAGATTTAACAACCACTGTGGACGAGACAGAAAGAATCAACTGACGGTAAACTGCACTTTTTCTTACTGTGCACAACTATAGTTTGCACTGCAGTGTAACATAGACATGCTACAATAATTAATATACTGTCACATGCATTTATCAGCAGGCCGCTATGTGCTCTACATATATAATCTTAAAAAATGGACCTAAAACCAACTTTTCCAAATGTATCACATAATTCTTGACTGTTTTAAATGCTCTGTCAGCAATCATTAGTCAAGTAATCAATTAGCGGATTGATTTCTTTAATTACGCATGTTTTACATTGTGATAAAGCTACTGGACGAATGTCTAGAGACCAGATGCAGAAATATCAAGACCACGAGACCCAAGCTGGGAAAGTGCTGTTGAGACACAGGGCTACCTACCAGgagcagctacagcagcagcaccagcagaagCAACAAGCATTTGAGGCCCGTGGATTGGCCTGGCCCGGCTGGCCCTGCTGAGCCGGTGCAGTTCCCCCCGCTGCCGACTCCTGCTGCACCGACATCTGCCTCTTTCGCATCTCCATCCGCTCTGATCCCAtgggctgcagcagaggagagaggagagggaggcgcTGGGTTTAGTGTTTTGATGTCAGGAGTATAGTATTGAACTGAGATCTTGTGTCGTTGTACGAAAAATCTCTTGAGCTTCCAAAGCGTTCATGGGATACAGTGCAACTAAGATGGTATGAACAGCACAGTAACAAGAGCAGAGGTGAATGCAGTGTGAGACCCTCACTGTTGTGACAGCATCACGTTCACTATGGTTGATTCAATGGTTGAATGGTTAAATTCATTGGAATTGCACTTACCAGTTACCAATATCTGTTATATGTGCAGGAATGTTTAGCCTGTGCTGACATGTCCAGAGGTCACACTGTAAAGGAATGTTCCTCCACTCAGAGTTAAAGTATATGGACGAAtaatttgattgttttgtttttcctgctgcagaataTTTATCCACCAAGCACATTTTAGTCCCTCTAATCTCAAACTGAATGCATGAGCCCTCATACACTAATTGCATGTGAAAAAACAGGATGGGTTTTAAACCATGGGTCCAATATCCATAATCCAAAATCTGAAATATCCCATTTGTGAAAGCCCGAGCGTAAAATCAATGCATTGACGGATTTGCAAGGCTCACTAGGGCCAAGTGGAGCAATAAATGAAATGCACTcacaaataatgtaaataattgtgagCTTGTCTTGCACCTTTAGGCTGCATCCATGGTGTTCGTGAGAAATCCGCGTTATAATCGAGATTATGGTTCTCTGGCGTATTCACCAGAATCCCCCATGAAGGTTCAGGCCTGTGTGGACTAAAGAGACAGGCTCTGCTCACAGAATGACTTCTTGTCTGATTTTAACAAATGTGTCATCTCCAGGTCAGACACTGCCAAATCCTGTCAGATAATTTATGTAACAAAGCTGTCGCTTCCAACTGTGTCAGGCTACTGCCTGACACAAGAAAAAGACgcttcagaaaaagaaaaaaaaatgcctcaaGATTTGGCgtatggggagggggggggggggggtctgaaggCGCAGCTTGCAAATCTATAACCGCAGCATCGCTCTATCACAGCCTTTCAGTGAACACAATACCGTTTGGTCATTTTCTAAAATGGATCCGTGCGCGGTTCCTCTCCGATTCGGGGGCTGCAGATTTCGTGCGTCGTGCCAAATGGCATATTTTTACGCGTTGGGTGTCGGGGCACTTCAAAGCGGCCACAATTGCGGTTGTACGCTATGGCTCCACTCGACAGCTATAGACGATGaaatggggggtgggggtggtcgcattcattcaaatgaaaaagcATGATAACAACACATAAAACCACAATTCTTCTCCTTCAATCCCGCTGCAGCTGCACGGACCCGTGAGCGGCTCGGTGggatttctatatatatattttttttttgatggtTCCTATAAGCGTTAGAGCAGCAGAAACCGATTTATAACCAACTCGCATCAGATCAATGCAAAGTGCCTCCATGAAGAAGCATAGAGCTTCATCGCCCCGGACACCCACCGAAAAGACACAGCCTAGATCTGTTAAAAGCCCACTGTACGGAGAGATAGTGACATGCCATTTTAAAACGCCGGAAAAAAAGAGCTAATAAAACGCCACGCTCAACCAAAATCCGTGCAATGATA is a window encoding:
- the tcea1 gene encoding transcription elongation factor A protein 1 isoform X2, whose protein sequence is MGKKEEEEIIRIAKKMDKMAQKKNGAGALDLLKELRSIPMTLELLQSTRIGMSVNAIRKQSTDDEVTSLAKSLIKSWKKLLDEPGGGDKPSDDKRKEPTTPVSPSQGSPEAKEESSCSNSSSKSEVTDLSTNTLIHTFPRAPNTSDSIRVKCREMLAAALQTGDDHIAIGGDCDELGAQIEECIFQEFKNTDPKYKSRVRSRISNLKDMKNPNLRRTVLCGSVTPERMAKMTAEDMASDELKEMRKNLTKEAVRDHQMATTGGCQTDLFTCGKCKGKCCTYTQVQTRSADEPMTTFVFCNDCGNRWKFC
- the tcea1 gene encoding transcription elongation factor A protein 1 isoform X1 is translated as MGKKEEEEIIRIAKKMDKMAQKKNGAGALDLLKELRSIPMTLELLQSTRIGMSVNAIRKQSTDDEVTSLAKSLIKSWKKLLDEPGGGDKPSDDKRKEPTTPVSPSQGSPEAKEESSSCSNSSSKSEVTDLSTNTLIHTFPRAPNTSDSIRVKCREMLAAALQTGDDHIAIGGDCDELGAQIEECIFQEFKNTDPKYKSRVRSRISNLKDMKNPNLRRTVLCGSVTPERMAKMTAEDMASDELKEMRKNLTKEAVRDHQMATTGGCQTDLFTCGKCKGKCCTYTQVQTRSADEPMTTFVFCNDCGNRWKFC
- the rgs20 gene encoding regulator of G-protein signaling 20 isoform X1; its protein translation is MPCVSAVRQWEIRPTSALRGIRRNRARMWQRIRDLARACRHGVGYRVNYSDPNREEQEMVCLEPMGSERMEMRKRQMSVQQESAAGGTAPAQQGQPGQANPRASNACCFCWCCCCSCSWNEDRDERNRKASYDAKEGTSDCEDCPMPTLEEVRCWGQSFDKLMSCPAGRNSFRQFLRTEFSEENMLFWLACEEFSKEANKSTVEEKARVIYEDYISILSPKEVSLDSRVRESINRNMQEPNMQTFDDAQLQIYTLMQRDSYPRFMNSSAYKNLLNTLSEQSPES
- the rgs20 gene encoding regulator of G-protein signaling 20 isoform X2: MGSERMEMRKRQMSVQQESAAGGTAPAQQGQPGQANPRASNACCFCWCCCCSCSWNEDRDERNRKASYDAKEGTSDCEDCPMPTLEEVRCWGQSFDKLMSCPAGRNSFRQFLRTEFSEENMLFWLACEEFSKEANKSTVEEKARVIYEDYISILSPKEVSLDSRVRESINRNMQEPNMQTFDDAQLQIYTLMQRDSYPRFMNSSAYKNLLNTLSEQSPES